The Mesorhizobium sp. B2-8-5 genome segment TGTCCGCCGAAAGCACCACAGGGCCGAACGCGTTCACGATTGCGATTTTCGAATGCAGGTCCTTCATCGGACTGCTCCTTCTAGAATGAGGGGAGAAAGATGGGCGCCGCATCGCTTGCGGCGCCCAGGAGGCATCAAGCCGCTATCAGGTGCTGCACTTCAGCAGCTTGATCGCCTCGAAGTTCGAGACGCCGCCACCGACACGCTTGGTCGTGTAGAAGTGGACATACGGCTTGTTGGTGTACTCGTCGCGCAGGACGCGGACACCCTGGCGATCGAGGATCAGATAGCCGCGCTTGAAGTCGGCGACCGCAACCGGGAAGGTGTTGGCGCCGACATCGTTCATGTTGTCGTCGGTATAGACCGGCTTTCCGAATATGGTCGGAACCTTCTCGGTCGCGGTCGGAGGCGCCCAGATATAGTCGCCTTGGGCATCCTTGAACTTGCGGACCTTGCCCTGCGTGGTGTCGGTCATGAGGAACGAGGCGTTGTTGCGATAGCCCTGCTTCAACGAGTAAAGCAGGTCGAGCAGCGCATCCGCCGGGCTGACCGAGGTCGACGGCGCGACGAAATCGGCCGCAGCGCCGGTAACCACGAAGCCGAGACTGCCCCATGCGTAGTTGGCGTTGGCAACAGTCGGGTAGGCGAGGATGCCACGCGGACGCTTCACGCCATTGCCGGTGACGAAGGCAGCGCCTTCCTGTTCTGCAAAGGTGATGTTCACCTCGTCCGCCAGCCAGGCGCCGATATCGATGATACCGTCGTCGAGCATATTCCGGGTCGTGGCCGGATTGGCGTAGAGCTCCATGATGGTGAAGATCAGCTCACGCAGCGTCGGCGTGCCGGTCTGCGGACGGCCTTCTTCTTCACCGACCCAGCCCGAACCTGCACCGCCCATGTTCACCAGTTTCTTGTATTCATTGGTGCCGATGGGGAGGATGGTCGCTAGCTGGCGCATGATGGACGTCGTGCCCATGATGCGGTCGATTGTCTTTTCGGTTTCGGTCGGCACAAGATAGCCGCCGTCCGGATCCGACTGTGTGGTGAGCGCCGCCTTGACCTGCAGTTCGCCGAGATTGCCCACGTCGCCCTTGCGGAAATAGCGATTGAAGGCCTTCGCGTGCTCGCCGTTGGTCGGGTCGGTATTTCCGGCCGTGCCGCCGACCTTCAACGCTGCCAGCATGACATTGGTCTCGTCGATCGCAGCCTGTAGCTTCGTGATCTCGGCATTGATGCGGTCGACCTTCTCAGTCTGGACCACGTCGCCCAACCCCTTCTTCAGGTCGGCAATCGCCTTGTCGTTTTCCGTCTTGAACGCTTCGAACGTCTGCTTCAGTTCATTGAGGATGGCGGTGGCGCCGGAGCCGCCGTCATTGCGGATGGCGACGAGACCGCGCGCGCGGTGATTGAGAACAGGGGCGCACATCATGGCCATGCTGGTGCCGACACCATGCGGCATCAGGCCCGCGACGTGGGACAGATGATCGGCCGGGATTGCGAACGAGACGCAAACGACCGCGATGACGGCGCACAGCGCCGCCAGAATGAAAGCCTTGTTCATTTGGCTTGATCCTATCTTTTGAGGGTGTTGATCAGCTGCCGGACGGCAGCTTCGTCGATGCCTGCATCTCGCGCGGCGGGGTTGCGGCTTGCATCACGCGGGGCCGCCAGGACGCCCATCTCGGTAAGGAGTTCTGAGCGCTTGTCTCTGGAGAAGCCGGCCTTGGCGAGCGCGGCTTCAGTCTGTCTGCGGGCCATGAGCCCGCGGTCCATGTTCTTGGTGTTCGAATCGGGCACCGTTATGCCCTCGTCGACTGCATCGGCGAAACCGTTCTTCACGGCTTCGGACGGTCCCATGAAGGTCTCGGCATCCATGAGCTTTTCGACGGCCGGTCGATCCTGTCCGGTGCGCGCGACATAGATATCGACGATGGCGCTGTCGAAACCATCGAACAACGTCGCGGCATCGCGCATGTCGTGGCGGTTGCCGATGACGACGCCCCAGGCGTTGTGCACCATCATGAAGGTGCCGAGGCCCATGCGGATATCGTCGCCGGCCATGGCGATGATCGAGGCGGCCGATGCCGCCCAGCCCATGACCTGAATGGATACCTTTGCTGGATGTTCGCGCAGCAGATTGTAGATGGCGATGCCCTCGAACATGTCGCCGCCAGGCGAGTTGATCTGGACGGTCACATCCTTCGAGCCGATCGAGCGCAACGCCGCCGACATGCGCTTGGCTGTGAAGCCGCCGCCGGTCCACCAATCCTCGCCGATGACGTCGAAGATGGTGATGGTGTTCGGATCATCCGCAGCCGCCGCATGCGGCGTCTCCGCCCATTTGGCGAGCACGTCCGAAGGCGCGTCCCACTGGAAGTTTTGCGGACGCTGGAACGTCTTGGCTTCAGGCAGCTTGCGCAGGGTCATCTTCGTTTCCCT includes the following:
- a CDS encoding phage major capsid protein produces the protein MNKAFILAALCAVIAVVCVSFAIPADHLSHVAGLMPHGVGTSMAMMCAPVLNHRARGLVAIRNDGGSGATAILNELKQTFEAFKTENDKAIADLKKGLGDVVQTEKVDRINAEITKLQAAIDETNVMLAALKVGGTAGNTDPTNGEHAKAFNRYFRKGDVGNLGELQVKAALTTQSDPDGGYLVPTETEKTIDRIMGTTSIMRQLATILPIGTNEYKKLVNMGGAGSGWVGEEEGRPQTGTPTLRELIFTIMELYANPATTRNMLDDGIIDIGAWLADEVNITFAEQEGAAFVTGNGVKRPRGILAYPTVANANYAWGSLGFVVTGAAADFVAPSTSVSPADALLDLLYSLKQGYRNNASFLMTDTTQGKVRKFKDAQGDYIWAPPTATEKVPTIFGKPVYTDDNMNDVGANTFPVAVADFKRGYLILDRQGVRVLRDEYTNKPYVHFYTTKRVGGGVSNFEAIKLLKCST
- a CDS encoding head maturation protease, ClpP-related — protein: MTLRKLPEAKTFQRPQNFQWDAPSDVLAKWAETPHAAAADDPNTITIFDVIGEDWWTGGGFTAKRMSAALRSIGSKDVTVQINSPGGDMFEGIAIYNLLREHPAKVSIQVMGWAASAASIIAMAGDDIRMGLGTFMMVHNAWGVVIGNRHDMRDAATLFDGFDSAIVDIYVARTGQDRPAVEKLMDAETFMGPSEAVKNGFADAVDEGITVPDSNTKNMDRGLMARRQTEAALAKAGFSRDKRSELLTEMGVLAAPRDASRNPAARDAGIDEAAVRQLINTLKR